A stretch of Triticum aestivum cultivar Chinese Spring chromosome 1D, IWGSC CS RefSeq v2.1, whole genome shotgun sequence DNA encodes these proteins:
- the LOC123176222 gene encoding uncharacterized protein: MAALRHAGRRLCERALQRGGPQVIPSGRRSMFISIGGKPKPTTAAAQEELKMQFQKKKEELFDVLVELSRTRTYPNLSWEALQVNQLATRLVGKVEPRPGDYYWRSYRLQGRLSTFLVSYLFLHFVYMEHFWIPKKQREDGATSNNGEAKILPDSDENQIRT, encoded by the exons ATGGCGGCACTCCGGCACGCGGGGAGGAGGCTCTGCGAGCGGGCGCTCCAGCGAGGTGGACCCCAGGTGATTCCGTCTGGCCGCCGGTCCATGTTCATCTCCATCGGTGGCAAG CCTAAACCTACGACTGCGGCGGCTCAGGAGGAGCTGAAAATGCAGTtccagaaaaagaaagaagagttgTTCGATGTGCTGGTGGAGTTGTCAAGGACACGCACGTACCCAAATCTCTCCTGGGAGGCTCTCCAGGTTAATCAGCTCGCCACTCGACTTGTTGGCAAGGTGGAGCCTAGGCCTGGTGACTACTACTG GCGCAGTTATCGACTACAAGGCAGACTCAGCACCTTCTTGGTTTCGTACTTGTTTCTGCATTTTGTATATATGGAACACTTCTGGATACCCAAGAAGCAGAGAGAAGATGGCGCCACAAGCAACAACGGTGAAGCCAAGATCCTCCCCGACAGCGACGAGAACCAAATAAGGACATGA